Proteins encoded together in one Carya illinoinensis cultivar Pawnee chromosome 3, C.illinoinensisPawnee_v1, whole genome shotgun sequence window:
- the LOC122303637 gene encoding chaperone protein dnaJ A6, chloroplastic-like, whose protein sequence is MAIIPCGSTWVAQWGIRPHCPLRSYVANKIPTSRYCTTNMISYLSAPSSSLFSQGSYHLLSYPGLSQASPRRRGGRFTVRAETDYYSLLGVSRNASKSEIKSAYRKLARSCHPDVNKEPGAEQKFKDISNAYEVLSDDEKKSLYDKYGEAGLKGAGMGMGDFSNPFDLFESLFEGMGGMGGMGGMGSRASRNRAVDGEDEYYNLILNFKEAIFGVEKEIEISRLESCGTCNGSGAKPGTKSSKCSTCGGQGQVVSSARTPLGVFQQVMTCSSCGGTGETSTPCSTCSGDGRVRRTKRISLKVPAGVDSGSRLRVRNEGNAGRRGGSSGDLFVIIDVMPDPVLKRDDTNILYTCKVSYIDAILGTTIKVPTVDGMVDLKIPAGTQPNTTLVMAKKGVPLLNKNNMRGDQLVRVQVEIPKRLNADERKLIQELADLSKGKTASSRR, encoded by the exons ATGGCAATTATACCTTGTGGAAGTACATGGGTTGCCCAATGGGGCATTCGCCCTCATTGTCCACTAAGGTCCTATGTGGCAAACAAGATACCAACATCTCGGTATTG TACTACAAACATGATAAGCTATTTATCGGCACCAAGTTCAAGCTTGTTTTCTCAGGGTTCCTACCATTTGCTATCATATCCTGGTTTATCTCAAGCGTCACCCCGTCGTAGGGGAGGACGTTTCACAGTCAGAGCAGAAACG GATTACTATTCTCTTCTTGGGGTGTCAAGAAATGCCAGTAAATCTGAAATTAAAAGCG CTTATCGGAAGCTTGCTAGGAGTTGTCATCCAGATGTGAACAA AGAGCCTGGGGCAGAGCAGAAATTCAAGGACATCAGCAATGCGTATGAG GTTCTGTCAGACGATGAGAAAAAATCTCTATACGACAAATATGGAGAGGCTGGACTTAAAGGTGCTGGTATGGGCATGGGG GATTTCAGCAATCCTTTTGATCTATTTGAGTCGCTGTTTGAAGGCATGGGTGGCATGGGGGGCATGGGTGGCATGGGGAGCAGAGCTTCTAGGAATAGAGCTGTTGATGGTGAGGATGAATATTACAACCTCATCTTAAACTTTAAGGAAGCAATTTTTGGGgttgaaaaagagattgagataAGCCGATTAGAGAGCTGTGGAACTTGCAATGGTTCAGGCGCTAAACCAGGGACCAAATCATCCAAATGTAGCACATGTGGTGGGCAAGGCCAGGTTGTCTCATCAGCAAGGACCCCTTTAGGTGTCTTTCAGCAGGTGATGACCTGCTCTTCTTGTGGTGGGACTGGGGAAACATCTACCCCTTGCAGCACATGTTCTGGGGATGGTCGGGTGAGAAGAACAAAGCGGATCAGTCTGAAAGTTCCAGCTGGTGTGGACTCTGGTAGCCGTTTGAGGGTCCGAAATGAAGGTAATGCTGGAAGGAGAGGGGGGTCTTCTGGTGACCTCTTTGTCATTATTGATGTTATGCCTGACCCTGTCCTAAAACGGGATGACACCAACATTTTGTACACCTGCAAGGTGTCCTACATTGACGCAATCTTGGGAACTACAATCAAGGTTCCAACAGTGGATGGAATGGTTGATTTGAAGATACCAGCTGGGACCCAACCAAACACGACGCTAGTAATGGCCAAGAAAGGTGTCCcccttttaaataaaaacaacatgAGGGGTGATCAGTTGGTTCGTGTGCAGGTTGAAATCCCAAAGAGACTGAATGCTGATGAAAGAAAGCTCATCCAGGAACTCGCCGATCTAAGCAAGGGCAAGACTGCCAGCAGTAGGAGATAG
- the LOC122304581 gene encoding uncharacterized mitochondrial protein AtMg00810-like: protein MALASDLAPCDDLVCRFGKLGTGYGTGRLEVGSGNSGRRPVAYGSNARLHRGLYGLKQAPRAWFHRFSAFLFATGFSCSRIDSSLFVLSKGADLIYLLLYVDDIVVTSNNSVLLNAFISKLSKEFATKDMGSLIYFLGLEEHRTSSGLFISQAKYAHEILQRAKLVDSKPMSTPMVVAHHLSTDGPDFDDPSLYQSLVGSLQYLTITRLDLAHAVSAVSQYMHKPSLCHFQAVKQILRYIKGTLRYGLSFTPSSSCNILAYSDADWAGRPDTQRSISGYAIYLGDNLVSWHSKNNRLCLIQAMNPNTERLPALLSKSSGLVIFFVISR, encoded by the exons ATGGCACTGGCGTCGGACTTGGCACCGTGCGATGACTTGGTTTGCCGATTTGGGAAGTTGGGAACTGGGTATGGGACTGGCCGACTAGAAGTGGGGAGTGGGAACTCGGGACGTCGGCCTGTTGCGTACGGTTCAAATGCGAG GTTACATAGAGGTTTATATGGgctcaaacaagctccacggGCCTGGTTTCATCGGTTTAGTGCTTTTTTGTTTGCTACTGGGTTTTCTTGCAGTCGGATTGACTCATCTTTGTTTGTGCTTTCCAAAGGTGCTGACCTAATCTATCTActattatatgttgatgatattgtcgTAACCAGCAACAATTCAGTTCTTCTTAATGCTTTTATTAGCAAATTATCCAAGGAGTTTGCCACCAAGGATATGGgctcattaatttattttttgggccTCGAAGAACATCGGACTTCCTCTGGCCTGTTTATTAGTCAAGCTAAATATGCTCATGAAATTTTGCAGCGTGCCAAACTCGTTGATAGTAAGCCCATGAGCACTCCCATGGTCGTTGCACATCACTTGTCTACTGATGGTCCTGACTTTGATGATCCCTCACTCTACCAGTCCCTTGTTGGTTCTCTTCAATATCTCACTATCACTCGGTTGGACCTTGCTCATGCTGTCTCTGCTGTGAGTCAATATATGCATAAACCTTCCCTTTGCCACTTTCAGGCTGTTAAACAAATCCTACGCTACATCAAGGGCACCTTGCGGTATGGCCTCTCTTTCACTCCATCTTCTTCTTGCAATATTCTCGCTTactcagatgctgattgggccggCCGTCCTGATACACAACGGTCTATCTCTGGCTATGCTATTTACCTTGGTGATAACCTTGTCTCTTGGCATTCCAAAAACAACCGACTGTGTCTCATTCAAGCTATGAATCCGAATACCGAGCGCTTGCCAGCACTGCTGTCGAAGTCAAGTGGCTTGGTCATCTTCTTCGTGATCTCAAGGTGA
- the LOC122304582 gene encoding cytochrome P450 705A22-like: MANVQYYFLCFLLCLVSTFLLKSFLGKPTKSHLSLPPSPLALPLIGHLHLLASYLPVSLHNLSTQYDPLFYLRLGASQRIVVSSVSVATEIFKTQDLTFSNHPELGFTDEMPYAKYGFFSAPYDDYWRFVKKLCMTELLSSRQFERSRGVREEELIWFLRSVLECVEKKEAIDVGAELMKFSNNTLCRMAMSTRCSEKGDEAEGIRELVKDIFDVGSKMYLGDVLGPLRKLASWLYRKKAIDVFVRFDRLLERMLKDHEDEGKKGEHEDLMDILLKVDVEKVVSLVEDVVVMLTIIEIATTKSGVRSAVEKVTMPHHVKIVILGLSMLLTWSRPSPLVLLMMDKILIGIRTVALLLI; this comes from the exons ATGGCTAATGTCCAATACTATTTCCTCTGCTTCCTTCTCTGTTTAGTCTCCACCTTCCTGCTCAAATCCTTTCTGGGCAAGCCCACCAAGTCACATCTCAGCCTCCCTCCCAGCCCGCTAGCCCTCCCACTCATCGGTCACCTCCACCTCCTCGCATCATACCTCCCAGTATCCTTGCATAACCTCTCCACCCAGTACGACCCTCTCTTCTACCTTCGCCTTGGTGCTTCTCAGCGCATTGTTGTTTCATCGGTCTCTGTGGCAACCGAAATATTCAAAACCCAAGATCTTACTTTCTCGAATCATCCGGAACTAGGTTTCACCGATGAAATGCCATATGCAAAGTACGGGTTTTTCAGCGCCCCGTATGATGATTATTGGCGATTCGTCAAGAAGCTGTGCATGACCGAACTGCTCTCATCCAGACAGTTTGAACGCTCACGGGGTGTACGAGAAGAAGAACTTATCTGGTTTTTGCGTAGTGTTCTCGAGTGTGTTGAGAAGAAAGAGGCTATCGACGTAGGTGCTGAGCTAATGAAGTTTTCAAATAACACTCTATGCAGGATGGCTATGAGCACAAGGTGTTCGGAGAAAGGTGATGAAGCTGAGGGGATTAGGGAGTTGGTGAAAGACATATTTGATGTGGGTTCAAAGATGTATCTTGGGGATGTGTTGGGACCCCTAAGAAAATTGGCTTCCTGGCTTTATAGAAAGAAGGCCATAGATGTGTTCGTGAGGTTTGACAGGCTTTTGGAAAGGATGTTGAAGGACCATGAAGATGAGGGTAAGAAGGGAGAGCATGAAGATTTAATGGATATTTTATTGAAG GTGGATGTGGAGAAGGTCGTTTCTCTTGTGGAGGACGTGGTCGTGATGCTCACCATAATCGAGATTGCAACCACCAAATCCGGTGTTAGATCTGCCGTGGAGAAGGTCACTATGCCTCATCATGTCAAGATCGTTATACTTGGCCTTTCAATGCTGCTAACTTGGTCGAGGCCTTCACCTCTTGTTCTCTTAATGATGGACAAGATTCTAATTGGTATACGGACAGTGGCGCTACTGCTCATATGA